One window of the Posidoniimonas polymericola genome contains the following:
- a CDS encoding sigma-70 family RNA polymerase sigma factor — protein MYESLLDNDLDEDGAVATEVAAGLGSSLASSDDDDDSSGISNSVTTNNTTDDDSDEEEGLLEADDNESWSDDPVRMYLTQMGEIPLLTRKEEISLARRIETTRTAFRRKLLACDHVIQNAVKILGRVHRGELPFDRTVQVSVTDRLEKEQILGRMPHNLRTLEILLERNAEDYRIATSKLHKMPERRAAWRRLGQRRCRAVLLVEELGLRTQRIEPMIEQLEQFSRRVDELCEQLAQMKKDRRPMEERKPVIIETRNILRALQETPTSLRNRVADLKEIYTEYQRAKRGLSEGNLRLVVSIAKKYRNRGLSFLDLIQEGNAGLMRAVDKFEYRRGFKFCTYATWWIRQAITRAVADQSRTIRIPVHMVETMSRVRNVSRALLQKLGREPTIEETARAAECTIDEARRVLAMSRYPISLDRPVGNSEDSHFGDLLPDSGAESPSVGAAQEMLRGRITSVLKTLSYREREIIKLRYGLGDGYSYTLEEVGHIFKVTRERIRQIEAKAVRKLQQPSRSAELVGFLD, from the coding sequence TTGTACGAATCCCTTTTGGACAACGATCTTGACGAGGACGGCGCCGTAGCAACGGAGGTTGCCGCGGGACTCGGTTCGTCGCTGGCGAGCTCGGACGACGACGACGACAGCAGCGGCATCTCGAACTCGGTCACGACGAACAACACGACCGACGACGATTCGGACGAGGAAGAAGGCCTGCTCGAGGCCGACGACAACGAGTCCTGGTCCGACGACCCCGTGCGGATGTACCTGACGCAGATGGGCGAGATCCCGCTGCTCACCCGCAAGGAGGAGATCTCGCTCGCCCGCCGGATCGAGACTACCCGCACCGCGTTCCGCCGCAAGCTGCTGGCCTGCGACCACGTGATTCAGAACGCGGTGAAGATCCTCGGCCGCGTGCACCGCGGCGAGCTCCCCTTCGACCGTACCGTGCAGGTCAGCGTGACCGACCGGCTGGAGAAGGAGCAGATCCTGGGCCGCATGCCGCACAACCTGCGGACGCTCGAGATCTTGCTGGAGCGGAACGCCGAAGACTACCGCATCGCGACCAGCAAGTTGCACAAGATGCCGGAGCGCCGCGCCGCCTGGCGCCGCCTCGGCCAGCGTCGCTGCCGCGCCGTGCTGCTGGTCGAGGAGCTCGGCCTGCGGACCCAGCGGATCGAGCCGATGATCGAGCAGCTGGAGCAGTTCAGCCGCCGCGTCGACGAGCTGTGCGAACAGCTGGCCCAGATGAAGAAGGACCGCCGCCCGATGGAGGAGCGGAAGCCGGTCATCATCGAGACCCGCAACATCCTCCGCGCCCTGCAAGAAACCCCCACCAGCCTCCGCAACCGGGTGGCCGACCTCAAGGAGATCTACACCGAGTACCAGCGGGCCAAGCGCGGCCTGTCGGAGGGCAACCTCCGCCTGGTGGTGTCGATCGCTAAGAAGTACCGCAACCGCGGCCTGTCGTTCCTGGACCTGATCCAGGAGGGCAACGCCGGCCTGATGCGGGCGGTCGACAAGTTCGAGTACCGCCGCGGCTTCAAGTTCTGCACCTACGCCACGTGGTGGATCCGTCAGGCCATCACCCGCGCCGTGGCCGACCAGAGCCGCACCATCCGCATCCCGGTCCACATGGTCGAGACCATGAGCCGCGTGCGGAACGTCAGCCGCGCCCTGCTGCAGAAGCTGGGACGCGAGCCGACCATTGAAGAAACGGCCCGCGCCGCCGAGTGCACCATCGACGAGGCCCGCCGCGTGCTCGCCATGAGCCGCTACCCGATCAGCCTCGACCGCCCGGTCGGCAACAGCGAGGACAGCCATTTCGGCGACCTGCTGCCCGACTCCGGCGCCGAGAGCCCGTCGGTCGGCGCGGCCCAAGAGATGCTCCGCGGCCGGATCACCTCGGTCCTCAAGACCCTCTCCTACCGCGAGCGGGAGATCATCAAGCTCCGCTACGGATTGGGCGACGGCTACAGCTACACGCTGGAAGAGGTCGGGCACATCTTCAAGGTAACCCGCGAGCGTATCCGCCAGATCGAGGCCAAGGCCGTCCGCAAGCTGCAGCAGCCCAGCCGCAGCGCCGAGCTGGTTGGCTTCCTCGATTAG
- a CDS encoding GTP pyrophosphokinase — protein sequence MTSLVDLAEQIAVRSHAGQFRRDGVTPYVEHPRAVVARVGDSPNLIATAWLHDVLEDTDETRESLLAAGVPAEVVDAVELLTKSPGVAYEAYLSAILGNPIAREVKIADMLSNLADGPTPKQIRKYAAGLLRLVPAG from the coding sequence ATGACCTCGCTAGTCGACCTCGCCGAGCAGATCGCGGTCCGTTCGCACGCCGGGCAGTTCCGGCGCGACGGCGTCACGCCGTACGTCGAGCACCCCCGGGCGGTGGTTGCACGGGTCGGCGACTCCCCCAACCTGATCGCGACCGCCTGGCTGCACGACGTGCTCGAGGACACCGACGAGACCCGCGAATCGCTGCTCGCCGCGGGCGTTCCCGCGGAGGTTGTCGACGCGGTCGAATTGCTGACCAAGTCGCCCGGCGTGGCCTACGAGGCGTACTTGTCGGCGATCCTCGGCAACCCGATCGCCAGGGAAGTGAAGATCGCCGACATGCTTTCCAACCTGGCCGACGGTCCGACCCCCAAGCAGATCCGCAAGTACGCCGCGGGGCTGCTGAGGCTCGTGCCCGCAGGCTGA
- a CDS encoding LamG domain-containing protein yields MPTIPAHPPARTDFGLRRAAGCAIGLACLAVAALAPAAAHAQTSVTFTVSQNSDDADQDPSTGEMWVGDGYSWLDNYVGARFQNVTIPAGATINSATFEMFHYGSETAAFSVELYAQAADNPPTFSTTANNLSTRPRTTANLAATAPSMAFSEGQSMPSPDIAHIIQEVVSRTGWSPGNAMVMILKPVSGGTGLWKRSGNSAYAPKLHVTYTEASPLLLHWKLDETSGATANDSSSYNHDGAVSGTTAWTDGKRDNALTVGSGGKVQVATELGEPGSFTVAGWANTTGYDTHGATILTVGDAVGLLSHSAAKGAPSLAFWNGGVLEEFGASGGSTVGTGWRHYAATFDGATKQVRLYLDGVLVGSATSSGNPSFTVGSQTTAGDEATPYYSSHLTGSLDDLRVYNYAMSQAEVVELYGLVGHWDFDDASGTTAADSSPNANHADFNAGAPQWIEGVRGGALYFDGASDALTAADFDPPEEGSVAFWVRCDAPPAVRQRPFGNGNAYECFQNPDGRIYFDLCWSGAPDDMTPTKAFDFIGRWRHIVVNYRSSDDEYEVYVDGQLDRSGVYAADLTKQPAALMTFGCRTGSNQYFTGALDDFRIYSHWLSQKQVAELYGLIVHWKLDELTGATANDATPLGNDGAYVDGPTLGHAAPRLYGAQITDTLQHVTAPSSPSLDDLGVDGGDLSVALWVKPSAPDSYDRPLVHKGDTSQERTPNLSLNFGDNRVEYAISANGNWNAGSISAEPLPTDQWSHLTLTKSGRVYRLYIDGQLDSTRTVDGDSYGNTGALYLGSNPFKNGDPCVLDDFRVYNRGLTEPEIAEIYGLIGRWKLDETSGYTAVDSSGYGLHAEYSGGVVLGQTGPLSKLKAASFDGADGHVVLPTVAANLSEGYSFTVWAKPTATASWARFFDIGNGTDAQNLTLNREGTSDHVRAGIRGGSLGDQFLVSSSAIVNNTWRHYAVTVDSTGWATLYVNGEFAYAQTIGTPPDVVRISNFIARSNWATDAYFQGPMWDARLYNRALLPDEVTAAYAAGKSTEMRIMKWVEVR; encoded by the coding sequence ATGCCCACGATTCCCGCCCATCCCCCCGCTCGCACCGACTTCGGCCTGCGCCGCGCGGCCGGCTGCGCGATCGGCCTGGCGTGCCTTGCGGTGGCCGCGTTGGCCCCAGCAGCTGCCCACGCTCAAACGAGCGTCACGTTCACGGTCTCGCAGAATTCCGACGACGCCGACCAGGACCCGTCGACCGGCGAGATGTGGGTCGGCGACGGCTACAGCTGGCTCGACAACTACGTCGGCGCCCGCTTCCAGAATGTCACGATCCCGGCAGGCGCGACGATCAACAGCGCGACCTTCGAGATGTTCCACTACGGCTCGGAAACCGCCGCCTTCTCGGTCGAACTCTACGCCCAAGCCGCCGACAACCCGCCCACCTTTAGTACTACCGCAAACAATCTCAGCACCCGCCCGCGAACGACCGCCAATCTCGCGGCCACGGCGCCTTCGATGGCGTTCTCTGAGGGGCAGTCGATGCCTTCGCCGGACATTGCCCACATCATCCAAGAAGTTGTCAGCCGCACAGGATGGTCGCCCGGAAACGCGATGGTGATGATACTCAAGCCAGTCTCCGGCGGGACGGGTCTCTGGAAACGGTCCGGGAACTCCGCGTACGCCCCGAAGCTGCACGTGACTTACACGGAGGCCTCGCCGCTGCTCCTGCACTGGAAGCTCGACGAGACCTCCGGCGCCACCGCCAACGACTCCTCTAGCTACAACCACGACGGCGCCGTCAGCGGCACAACCGCGTGGACCGACGGCAAGCGTGACAACGCGCTCACAGTCGGCAGCGGCGGCAAGGTTCAGGTCGCCACCGAGCTGGGCGAGCCGGGCAGCTTCACCGTCGCGGGCTGGGCGAACACCACCGGCTACGACACCCACGGCGCCACCATCCTAACGGTAGGCGACGCGGTCGGGCTGCTGTCCCATTCGGCCGCCAAGGGCGCTCCGTCGCTGGCGTTCTGGAACGGCGGCGTCCTCGAGGAGTTTGGGGCGTCCGGCGGCTCGACGGTCGGGACCGGCTGGCGGCACTACGCGGCGACCTTCGACGGCGCCACCAAACAGGTCCGGCTCTACCTAGACGGTGTGCTGGTGGGCTCGGCCACCTCGTCCGGCAACCCGTCGTTCACGGTCGGCTCGCAGACCACTGCCGGCGACGAGGCGACCCCCTACTACAGCAGTCACCTGACCGGCTCGCTCGACGACCTGAGGGTCTACAACTACGCAATGAGCCAGGCCGAGGTGGTAGAACTGTACGGCCTGGTTGGCCATTGGGATTTCGACGACGCCTCGGGCACAACAGCCGCCGATAGTTCCCCGAACGCCAACCACGCCGACTTCAACGCCGGCGCTCCCCAGTGGATCGAGGGCGTGCGGGGCGGCGCCCTGTACTTCGACGGCGCCAGCGACGCGCTCACCGCCGCCGACTTCGACCCGCCGGAAGAAGGCAGCGTCGCGTTTTGGGTCCGCTGCGACGCCCCCCCCGCGGTGCGGCAGCGGCCGTTCGGCAACGGCAACGCGTACGAGTGCTTCCAGAACCCGGACGGCAGGATCTACTTCGACCTCTGCTGGTCCGGCGCGCCCGACGACATGACGCCCACCAAGGCCTTTGATTTCATCGGCCGCTGGCGCCACATCGTCGTCAACTACCGCTCGTCGGACGACGAGTACGAGGTCTACGTCGACGGCCAGCTCGACCGTTCCGGCGTCTACGCGGCCGACCTTACCAAGCAGCCGGCCGCCCTGATGACGTTCGGCTGCCGCACCGGTTCAAATCAGTACTTCACCGGCGCCCTGGATGATTTCCGCATCTACAGCCACTGGCTCTCTCAGAAGCAGGTCGCCGAGCTGTACGGGCTGATCGTCCACTGGAAGCTTGACGAGCTAACCGGGGCGACCGCCAATGACGCGACCCCGCTGGGGAACGACGGAGCCTACGTCGACGGCCCCACGCTCGGTCACGCCGCCCCGCGACTCTATGGAGCCCAGATTACCGACACGCTGCAGCATGTCACCGCGCCGTCATCGCCGTCGCTCGACGATCTGGGAGTTGATGGCGGCGATCTGAGCGTAGCGCTGTGGGTGAAGCCGTCTGCGCCCGACTCATACGACCGGCCGTTGGTGCACAAGGGCGACACCTCACAGGAGCGAACCCCCAACCTGTCACTCAACTTCGGCGACAACCGAGTCGAGTACGCGATCAGCGCCAACGGGAACTGGAACGCCGGTTCAATATCCGCAGAACCGCTGCCCACCGACCAGTGGTCGCACCTCACGCTGACCAAATCCGGCCGAGTCTACCGACTGTATATCGACGGGCAACTCGACAGCACCCGCACGGTCGACGGCGACTCGTACGGGAACACAGGCGCGCTATACCTGGGGTCCAACCCTTTCAAGAATGGCGACCCGTGCGTACTGGACGACTTCCGCGTCTACAATCGGGGGCTCACCGAACCGGAGATCGCCGAGATCTACGGGCTGATCGGACGCTGGAAGCTCGACGAGACCAGCGGCTACACCGCGGTCGACTCGTCGGGCTACGGGCTCCACGCGGAGTACTCCGGTGGCGTGGTGCTCGGTCAGACAGGTCCCCTCTCGAAATTGAAGGCCGCTTCGTTCGATGGCGCGGACGGGCACGTTGTGCTGCCGACCGTGGCCGCTAATCTCAGCGAAGGCTACAGCTTCACGGTGTGGGCCAAGCCAACCGCAACCGCCAGCTGGGCCAGGTTCTTCGACATCGGCAATGGGACCGACGCCCAGAACTTGACCCTCAATCGAGAAGGCACGTCCGATCATGTGCGGGCTGGCATTCGCGGAGGAAGCCTAGGCGACCAGTTCCTGGTGTCATCGTCAGCCATTGTCAACAACACCTGGCGACACTACGCCGTTACGGTTGACTCCACCGGCTGGGCGACCTTGTACGTGAATGGAGAGTTCGCCTACGCCCAAACCATCGGCACGCCGCCCGACGTCGTCCGCATCAGCAACTTCATCGCCCGCAGCAACTGGGCGACCGACGCGTACTTCCAGGGGCCAATGTGGGACGCGCGGCTCTACAACCGGGCGCTCTTGCCCGACGAGGTCACCGCCGCCTACGCCGCCGGAAAGTCGACTGAGATGCGGATCATGAAATGGGTCGAAGTCCGCTAG
- a CDS encoding DUF2608 domain-containing protein — translation MNLPRPTLLVLAIALLWSPWAAAEEPALAPAAEPPSSEQPAAEAGAAERPAGARIRKAVTTADFERVVKQVEKFAAKHTAAGVLLVMDIDNTLLAMNQDLGSDQWFNWQAQLQQDNPRSRDLVARDFPGLLGVQGELFALSGMHPPQPELPALIEQIQDLGVTTVVLTSRGHSFRDAAERELTRNGYDFSVSALRIDEARGLFLPFDANRPDAHGLSAEIIQQIEGRLAPVSYANGIYMTAGQHKGYMLQTLLARAIPDNGTLVESRAFRAVVFVDDHEKHTARVHEALADSPLDLATFRYSREDGNVARFNESAKRHVVEDWNRLHRAIDAVMVR, via the coding sequence TTGAATCTGCCTCGCCCTACGCTGCTCGTCCTTGCGATTGCTCTGCTGTGGTCCCCCTGGGCCGCGGCCGAGGAGCCGGCGCTCGCCCCTGCGGCCGAACCGCCGAGCAGCGAGCAGCCCGCCGCTGAAGCCGGCGCCGCTGAACGCCCCGCCGGCGCTCGGATCCGCAAGGCAGTCACCACCGCCGATTTCGAGCGAGTGGTGAAGCAGGTTGAGAAGTTCGCCGCCAAGCACACCGCCGCTGGGGTGCTGCTGGTGATGGACATCGACAACACGCTGTTGGCGATGAACCAGGACCTCGGCAGCGACCAGTGGTTCAATTGGCAGGCCCAGCTGCAGCAGGACAACCCCCGCTCGCGTGACCTGGTCGCCCGCGACTTCCCGGGGCTGCTGGGCGTGCAGGGCGAACTGTTCGCGCTGAGCGGCATGCACCCGCCCCAGCCGGAGCTGCCGGCGTTGATCGAACAGATCCAGGACCTCGGCGTCACGACCGTGGTGCTCACCTCGCGGGGGCATAGCTTCCGCGACGCCGCCGAGCGGGAACTCACCCGCAACGGCTACGACTTTTCCGTTTCTGCCCTCCGCATCGACGAGGCCCGCGGCCTGTTCTTGCCGTTCGACGCCAACCGCCCCGACGCGCACGGGCTGTCGGCCGAGATCATCCAGCAGATCGAGGGCCGCCTCGCGCCGGTCAGCTACGCCAACGGCATCTACATGACCGCCGGCCAGCACAAGGGCTACATGCTGCAGACCCTGCTGGCCCGGGCGATCCCGGACAACGGCACGCTGGTCGAGTCGCGGGCGTTCCGCGCCGTGGTGTTTGTCGACGACCACGAGAAGCACACCGCACGCGTGCACGAGGCGCTGGCCGACTCGCCGCTGGACCTGGCCACGTTCCGCTACTCCCGCGAGGACGGCAACGTCGCACGGTTCAACGAGTCGGCCAAGCGGCACGTGGTCGAGGACTGGAACCGGCTGCACCGCGCAATCGACGCCGTGATGGTGCGGTAG
- the lepB gene encoding signal peptidase I, whose translation MKKSDLLLKGAVGAGVLAVVALVIARAFFVDLYRIPQDGMYPALPAGSRILVARRPYGDVSDVERGDVVVFRRDEGGQPYNYIWRVVALPGDQVVASDRALSVNGVAVSRQEIREVNGATVFQETVGDARYEVAFSAVPQATPPSISVVVPADHVFVMGDNRYGARDSRYFGPIPFGSISGKKIWP comes from the coding sequence ATGAAAAAGTCCGACTTACTCCTGAAAGGCGCTGTTGGCGCTGGCGTACTGGCGGTCGTCGCCTTGGTCATTGCGAGGGCGTTCTTTGTAGACCTTTATCGGATCCCCCAGGACGGAATGTACCCCGCTCTGCCGGCGGGCAGTCGGATTCTCGTTGCGCGTCGTCCCTACGGTGACGTGTCTGACGTAGAGCGAGGCGACGTGGTCGTGTTCCGACGCGATGAGGGCGGCCAGCCTTACAACTACATCTGGCGCGTCGTCGCGTTGCCGGGCGATCAGGTGGTCGCAAGCGATCGGGCGCTCAGCGTCAACGGTGTAGCCGTTTCGCGTCAAGAGATCCGCGAAGTCAACGGCGCCACGGTATTTCAAGAGACTGTCGGTGACGCACGCTACGAGGTTGCGTTCAGCGCCGTGCCTCAGGCAACGCCGCCGAGCATCTCGGTGGTGGTTCCTGCCGACCACGTTTTTGTGATGGGGGACAATCGGTACGGCGCGCGAGACAGCCGCTACTTCGGGCCGATCCCGTTTGGGTCGATTTCCGGTAAGAAGATCTGGCCGTAG
- a CDS encoding DUF7453 family protein, whose protein sequence is MMTAFPSCRSAAPMLRPILVAAAACLLASTERAAADAIRTVALSDQIAPGFDEPFDWIIDSGIAINDRGSVVFRGAVGEPRAYGIWREVDGNLSLVASEGDPAPGTPDVFGTFDSSDFVFDRPIINNQDVVLFAGTSRDDTSSRFGLWAQPKVGEATLVAIEDRDLAPPDYQLVSHFRYTANDRGEVAMHAAQDAGPDSALLQGIAIDGLSLLVQESEVLGASGYHVDDIPRSQVWINDNGYGIVSAALEDDGANPHVGLLLTHPGEPAQPLAVQEVAGEIGGAQTSYSYIAGGVNNRNTVVYTDQRFSRDDPSLFQQSLWEWSPSSGAELLARTGEVHEDLGVTFVRISHAVVNGNDQTAFLARTIDGEGQWSAQGLWLESPDGVLTAVVEQGADAPGAAAQFLSVGDGISVNRRGQIAFLGHLQGDGVTSDNSGGIWATDADGQLQLVARHGQTIDVSSDATTPDLRVIDRLYFYTNSNGNSPMSGLEDGRASPFNEAGEIVFDARFTDGTTGVFVSRLVAVPEPSVTLLAGVAALAAAGGGRRRA, encoded by the coding sequence ATGATGACAGCGTTCCCGTCCTGCCGCTCGGCGGCCCCGATGCTCAGGCCGATCCTCGTTGCCGCGGCGGCGTGCCTGCTCGCGTCGACCGAGCGAGCCGCCGCCGACGCCATCCGCACCGTTGCCCTCTCGGATCAGATAGCGCCGGGGTTCGACGAGCCGTTCGATTGGATTATTGATTCGGGCATCGCGATCAATGATCGCGGTTCGGTTGTGTTCCGCGGGGCCGTTGGTGAACCGCGGGCGTATGGGATCTGGAGAGAAGTCGACGGCAACCTTTCGCTCGTCGCCAGTGAGGGCGATCCGGCGCCCGGAACGCCCGATGTGTTCGGAACGTTTGACTCTTCGGACTTCGTGTTCGATCGGCCGATCATCAACAACCAGGACGTGGTCCTCTTCGCCGGCACCAGCCGCGACGACACGAGCTCGCGGTTTGGCCTGTGGGCTCAGCCCAAGGTTGGTGAGGCGACGCTCGTCGCGATTGAGGATCGTGACCTGGCCCCGCCGGACTATCAGCTGGTCAGCCACTTCCGGTACACAGCGAACGATCGCGGCGAGGTGGCCATGCACGCCGCGCAGGACGCCGGCCCCGACTCGGCGTTGCTGCAGGGGATCGCCATCGACGGGCTGTCGCTGCTGGTGCAAGAGTCCGAGGTGCTGGGGGCGAGCGGCTACCATGTCGATGACATTCCGAGGTCGCAGGTATGGATCAATGATAACGGCTACGGGATTGTCAGCGCTGCGTTGGAGGACGACGGGGCCAATCCTCACGTGGGGCTGTTGCTGACCCACCCGGGCGAGCCCGCCCAGCCGCTGGCGGTGCAGGAAGTCGCTGGCGAGATCGGCGGGGCCCAAACGTCCTACTCCTATATCGCAGGCGGGGTGAACAATCGGAACACAGTCGTGTATACGGACCAGCGTTTCTCGCGAGACGATCCGTCGCTGTTCCAGCAGAGCCTCTGGGAGTGGAGCCCCAGCTCGGGCGCCGAACTCCTGGCGAGGACCGGCGAAGTCCACGAGGACCTCGGGGTTACGTTTGTCAGGATCAGCCACGCCGTCGTGAACGGAAACGACCAAACCGCGTTCCTGGCCCGCACCATCGACGGCGAGGGCCAGTGGTCCGCGCAGGGGCTCTGGCTCGAGTCGCCCGACGGCGTGCTCACGGCGGTCGTCGAGCAGGGCGCCGACGCGCCGGGCGCCGCGGCGCAGTTCCTGTCGGTCGGCGATGGAATCTCCGTGAATCGTCGGGGGCAGATTGCTTTCTTGGGGCACCTCCAGGGCGACGGCGTGACCAGCGACAACAGCGGGGGGATCTGGGCGACCGACGCCGACGGCCAGCTTCAGTTGGTCGCCCGTCACGGGCAGACCATCGACGTGAGCAGCGACGCCACGACGCCAGACCTCCGAGTCATCGACCGGTTGTACTTCTACACAAACAGCAATGGCAACAGCCCCATGAGCGGGCTCGAAGACGGCCGTGCTAGCCCGTTCAACGAAGCCGGCGAAATCGTGTTCGACGCCCGCTTCACCGACGGAACCACCGGCGTTTTTGTTTCGCGGCTGGTCGCCGTGCCGGAGCCGAGCGTGACGTTGCTCGCCGGGGTGGCCGCGCTCGCGGCGGCCGGTGGCGGTCGCCGGCGGGCGTGA
- a CDS encoding class I SAM-dependent methyltransferase gives MIETIQGNLYDYPKYYDLVFGSDWKAEMDFLEDVFERHTDLMVERLFEPACGTGRLLYRFSQAGYQVGGNDLNAAAVAYCNDRLAKFNLPETAVVGDMCDYRVKQKVDASFNTINSFRHLATEQQAHDHLSCVARSLKKGGLYVLGLHLTPARGQPMSGEESWAARRGNLSVLSRMWSIKVDRRARKETVGMTFDVYTPSKVFRLKNQFDFRTYTAEQMDDLIASVPGLECVATYDFAYDVDSPVEINRSTEDVVYVLHKQ, from the coding sequence ATGATCGAGACGATCCAAGGCAACCTGTACGACTACCCGAAGTACTACGACCTAGTCTTCGGCTCGGACTGGAAGGCCGAGATGGACTTCCTCGAGGATGTGTTCGAGCGGCACACCGACCTGATGGTCGAGCGGCTGTTCGAGCCGGCCTGCGGCACCGGGCGGCTGCTGTACCGGTTCTCGCAAGCGGGCTACCAGGTTGGCGGCAACGACCTCAACGCCGCGGCCGTGGCGTACTGCAACGACCGGCTCGCCAAGTTCAACCTGCCAGAGACCGCCGTCGTGGGCGACATGTGCGACTACCGCGTCAAGCAGAAGGTGGACGCCTCGTTCAACACGATCAACAGCTTCCGCCACCTGGCGACCGAGCAGCAGGCGCACGACCACCTGAGTTGTGTTGCGCGGTCGCTGAAGAAAGGAGGGTTGTACGTGCTGGGGCTGCACCTCACCCCCGCGCGGGGGCAGCCGATGAGCGGCGAGGAGAGCTGGGCCGCGCGGCGGGGAAACCTCAGCGTGTTATCGCGCATGTGGTCGATCAAAGTGGACCGACGCGCCCGCAAAGAGACGGTCGGCATGACCTTTGACGTTTATACCCCGAGCAAGGTGTTCCGTCTGAAGAATCAGTTCGATTTCAGGACCTACACGGCCGAGCAGATGGACGATCTTATTGCCAGCGTCCCCGGCTTGGAGTGCGTCGCGACCTACGACTTTGCGTATGATGTCGATTCGCCAGTTGAGATAAACCGTAGCACCGAAGACGTGGTTTACGTGCTGCACAAGCAGTAG
- a CDS encoding 3-keto-disaccharide hydrolase, with amino-acid sequence MPGVKHVILLLLLVAPVTAGETIQLFDGHSLDGWVDKNGKPVAKGWRVEDGELVCPGHVGSIYTAEEYGDFELAFRWKIPPRGNSGVKYRVRFYEQGVYGHPGWLGCEYQMIDGVALKQTPQQSTGGIYGLYAPITPRKLNPPGEYNESRIIVRGDHSEHWLNGQKTVDADRGSSEWRERIGASKFGPVKDVFQSDRGRIELQDHGTRAVFASITLRPLDKGGAESN; translated from the coding sequence ATGCCAGGCGTCAAACACGTGATTCTTCTGCTGCTCCTCGTGGCGCCCGTCACCGCCGGCGAAACGATTCAGCTCTTCGACGGCCACTCGCTCGACGGGTGGGTCGACAAGAACGGCAAGCCGGTCGCCAAGGGGTGGCGGGTCGAGGACGGCGAGCTGGTCTGCCCGGGGCATGTCGGCTCGATCTACACGGCCGAGGAGTACGGCGACTTCGAGCTGGCGTTCCGTTGGAAGATCCCGCCCCGCGGCAACAGCGGCGTGAAGTACCGCGTCCGGTTCTACGAGCAGGGAGTCTACGGCCACCCCGGCTGGCTGGGCTGCGAGTACCAGATGATCGACGGCGTCGCCCTCAAGCAGACGCCCCAGCAGTCGACCGGCGGCATCTACGGGCTGTACGCGCCGATCACGCCGCGGAAGCTCAACCCGCCGGGCGAGTACAACGAGTCGCGGATCATTGTCCGCGGCGACCACTCCGAGCACTGGCTCAACGGCCAGAAGACGGTCGACGCCGATCGCGGCAGCAGCGAGTGGCGCGAGCGGATCGGCGCCAGCAAGTTCGGCCCCGTGAAGGATGTGTTTCAGAGCGACCGGGGCCGCATCGAGCTGCAGGACCACGGCACTCGGGCGGTGTTCGCAAGCATCACGCTCCGGCCGCTCGACAAGGGCGGCGCGGAATCGAACTAG